A genomic window from Paramormyrops kingsleyae isolate MSU_618 chromosome 23, PKINGS_0.4, whole genome shotgun sequence includes:
- the LOC111846925 gene encoding FH1/FH2 domain-containing protein 3-like isoform X4 encodes MAEGLTCLIKVGAEADQNYQNYILRALGQIMLYVDGMNGVIGHSETIQWLYSLVGSKFRLVVKTALKLLLVFVEYAEANAPLLVQAVDAVDTQRGHKLWSNAMEILDEKDGVDTELLVYAMTLINKTLSGLPDQDSFYDLVDALEEQGMEAVARRHLSRKATDRDLVEQFNIYETTLRHEDGDDDTQPPPAGCKDRRRSSVGGGSERRGLERRRSRRHSLGRNSAPASPGGPNAPAHHPLAGQSSLDASDRVRRGHDTLHLPMIEEEYEEEEEEEEGEDDPPVTEPNTEDEEDAESSSLGAPSDAVPVAPLLDTVRDISQPGLPCGDAADFEAATAPDQEEGTVDRSPPDWPDSAQPSILASLLAQRKSSISVPPLSEAAPCLRGAVSPSPEHLPYLPHSPFHLFSYDFEEGEVTSTLPKAGQIACRHPGVSGPSPCRSYSALSPPPTPTTRYGTSVSPSLESNNDRAVMGNLLSSSYRQHQESLAAERERRRVEREERLLRIEREERNRFSRDFADKMEEARHAREERYKHVERIAAEEYERERVKVPPKGRGELNLSLSPTRGGGSSRSTTPSSIESQEESETPPTAGLPSERETAGEADSIAEGETEASLDVEPEVSASGLEGEQEPDQEEEEEDGEFRSKDGDGTGAVNERSGEADLEADQEASPERETEDSAVLSEKERQNEEVNEKDNCSASSISSASSTLEREERLNSSHETAGQWTQGIKDVDVNEQCNTILTSKRFMLDMLYAQNKKPLENDEEEEEEESEKEKGQENEDSTPPAQSNRTSSMGDSCHDENGKDVDTLNVDNQGSVRAFAEKFGDLVKGLVSPPLPESSEKQLTTEKPALAPLPPKKESDYIWDQLMTNPRELRIRDMDFTDLGEEDDADILDTGSVMGSGEGLPPPPPPPTFSILPPPPPLFGCPPPPLIPGMRFPPPPPSSTPAPPLQPHLGSPQFARGEPPVFHKKKKTIRLFWSEVRAADFSFRNHKRYRDSLWAKMEPVKVDTSKLEHLFETKSKEMPVTKKTAADGKRQEIIVLDSKRSNAINIGLTVLPPPRTIKTAILSFDEYALNKEGIEKILTMIPTEEEKQKIQEAQLANPDVPLGSAEQFLLTLSSISELSARLQLWAFKMDYEVMEKEVAEPLQDLKEGMDQLENNRTLQYILSTLLSIGNFLNGSNAKGFELSYLEKVPEVKDTIHKQSLLHHACTIVVEKFQDSTDLYSEIGAITRCAKVDFDQLQENLCQMERRCKASWDHLKVIAKHEMKSVLKQKMSDFLKDCAERIIILKIIHRRIVNRFHAFLLFLGQPAYAVREVSIQRFSKTVSEFALEYRTTRDRVLQQQQKRADHRERNKTRGKMITDTDDEEDSEGGKLSSNPSAGQDSEPQGLQHAEDAAEHENMKAVLRGGLRGGDSEAASMPGLRIRTRATRGRLSSWATANEDSPNGTEDAADEIMERIVKSATQGPSQRTLPRERKRSRANRKSLRRTLKSGLTPEEAHALGLTGGPEMQV; translated from the exons CCCTGGGACAGATCATGCTCTATGTGGACGGAATGAACGGGGTCATAGGTCACAGCGAGACCATCCAATGGCTCTACTCCCTCGTCGGATCGAAG TTTCGCCTGGTGGTGAAGACCGCACTGAAGCTGCTCCTGGTCTTTGTCGAGTACGCTGAGGCCAACGCCCCTCTGCTCGTCCAGGCCGTCGACGCCGTGGACACCCAGAGAG GGCACAAGTTATGGTCCAACGCGATGGAGATCCTGGACGAGAAGGACGGAGTGGACACGGAGCTGCTGGTTTACGCCATGACCCTGATCAACAAG ACGCTGTCAGGCCTCCCAGATCAGGACTCCTTCTATGACCTGGTGGATGCGCTGGAGGAGCAGGGCATGGAGGCCGTGGCCCGGAGGCACCTCAGCAGGAAGGCGACAGACCGGGACTTGGTGGAGCAGTTCAACATCTACGAG ACGACCCTGCGGCATGAAGACGGTGATGACGATACTCAGCCGCCTCCCGCCGGATGCAAGGATCGTAGGCGGTCCAGCGTGGGCGGCGGCAGTGAGCGACGAGGCCTGGAGCGGCGTCGCAGCCGGAGGCACTCCCTGGGACGCAACTCGGCACCTGCCTCCCCTGGCGGCCCAAATGCTCCGGCGCACCACCCCCTGGCAGGCCAGAGCTCTCTGGACGCCAGCGACAG AGTGCGCCGGGGCCACGACACGCTTCACCTTCCCATGAT AGAGGAGGAatacgaggaggaggaggaggaggaggagggagaggatGACCCTCCGGTTACAGAGCCTAATActgaggatgaggaggatgCAGAGTCCTCTAGCCTGGGTGCTCCCAG CGATGCCGTCCCTGTGGCTCCATTATTAGACACGGTCAGGGATATTTCACAGCCAGGTTTGCCCTGTGGGGACGCGGCCGACTTTGAAGCCGCGACTGCTCCCGATCAGGAGGAAGGGACGGTGGATCGCTCCCCTCCTGACTGGCCCGATTCAGCCCAGCCGTCCATCCTAGCGTCCCTGCTGGCCCAGCGGAAATCTTCCATCAGTGTCCCGCCCTTGTCAGAGGCGGCCCCCTGCCTGCGAGGGGCCGTGTCCCCCTCGCCGGAGCACCTGCCCTACCTCCCGCACTCCCCCTTCCATCTCTTCTCTTACGACTTTGAGGAGGGGGAGGTCACGTCCACTTTGCCCAAGGCTGGACAGATCGCGTGCAG ACACCCTGGCGTCAGCGGCCCCTCCCCTTGCAGGTCCTACTCCgcgctcagccccccccccacgcctaCCACCCGCTATGGGACGTCAGTGTCTCCATCACTGGAGTCCAACAATGAcag GGCGGTCATGGGGAACTTGCTGTCCTCCTCGTACCGGCAGCACCAGGAGTCCCTGGCGGCCGAGCGGGAGCGCCGGCGGGTGGAGAGGGAGGAGCGGCTGCTCCGCATCGAGCGCGAGGAGAGGAACCGCTTCAG CCGGGACTTTGCAGACAAGATGGAAGAAGCAAGGCATGCAAGGGAGGAGAG GTACAAGCACGTGGAGCGGATCGCCGCTGAGGAGTACGAGCGGGAGCGGGTGAAGGTGCCCCCCAAGGGTCGCGGTGAGCTGAACCTGAGCCTGAGCCCGACTCGTGGCGGCGGGTCGTCCCGGAGCACCACACCGTCATCCATCGAGTCACAGGAAGAGTCGGAGACTCCGCCCACCGCTGGCCTGCCTTCAGAGAGAG aaacagctggtgaaGCCGATTCAATTGCTGAAGGGGAAACTGAAGCCTCATTAGATGTGGAGCCAGAGGTTTCAGCCTCAGGACTCGAGGGTGAGCAGGAACCAGaccaggaggaggaagaggaagacggTGAGTTCAGATCCAAAGATGGAGACGGGACAGGTGCTGTGAACGAAAGGAGTGGGGAAGCAGATTTGGAGGCTGATCAGGAGGCCTCGCCTGAACGTGAGACTGAGGACAGCGCCGTCTTGAGTGAGAAGGAGCGGCAAAATGAGGAGGTGAATGAGAAAGATAACTGCTCGGCCTCCAGTATCTCCTCTGCCAGCAGCACTTTGGAACGGGAGGAGAGACTCAATAGCAGCCATGAAACAG CAGGACAGTGGACACAGGGAATTAAGGACGTGGATGTGAATGAACAGTGCAACACCATCCTCACCAGCAAGCGCTTCATGCTAGACATGCTGTATGCACAGAACAAGAAGCCTCTGGAGAATGAcgaagaagaggaagaagaggagagcGAGAAGGAGAAGGGCCAGGAGAACGAGGACTCGACCCCACCTGCACAGTCCAACAGGACGTCCAGCATGGGGGACAGCTGTCATGATGAGAACGGGAAGGACGTGGACACTTTGAATGTAGATAACCAGGGCAGCGTCCGGGCCTTCGCAGAGAAGTTCGGAGACCTGGTCAAGGGACTGGTGTCGCCGCCATTGCCAGAAAGTTCTGAGAAACAGTTGACAACAGAGAAGCCTGCACTTGCCCCCCTGCCGCCCAAAAAGGAGTCAGATTACATCTGGGACCAGCTGATGACCAACCCACGGGAGCTCCGAATCAGGGACATGGACTTCACGGACCTCGGTGAGGAGGATGACGCGGATATCTTGGACACTGGCAGTGTGATGGGATCGGGGGAGGGGCTTCCACCGCCACCCCCACCTCCAACCTTCTCCATCCTGCCGCCTCCTCCCCCGCTTTTCGGCTGCCCGCCGCCTCCCCTTATCCCCGGCATGAGATTTCCACCTCCACCACCGTCCTCCACCCCTGCCCCTCCCCTACAGCCCCACCTGGGCTCCCCACAGTTTGCTCGTGGTGAACCTCCAGTCTTCcataagaaaaagaaaaccatTCGGCTGTTCTGGAGTGAGGTGAGGGCAGCTGACTTCTCATTCCGGAACCATAAACGCTACCGGGATTCACTGTGGGCCAAAATGGAACCAGTCAAGGTGGACACATCCAAGCTGGAGCACCTGTTTGAGACTAAGTCCAAGGAGATGCCTGTCACCAAG AAAACAGCAGCGGATGGCAAGCGTCAGGAGATTATCGTCTTGGACTCCAAGCGGAGCAACGCCATCAACATTGGGCTGACGGTGCTGCCGCCCCCTCGCACCATAAAGACGGCCATCTTGAGTTTTGATGAATACGCTTTAAACAAAGAGGGAATTGAG AAAATCCTGACCATGATCCCCACAGAGGAGGAGAAGCAGAAGATCCAGGAGGCGCAGCTGGCCAACCCGGACGTTCCCCTGGGCAGCGCCGAGCAGTTCCTCCTCACCCTGTCCTCCATCAGCGAGCTCTCCGCCCGCCTGCAGCTCTGGGCCTTCAAGATGGACTACGAGGTCATGGAGAAG GAGGTGGCTGAGCCTCTCCAGGATCTGAAGGAAGGTATGGACCAGCTGGAGAACAACAGGACGCTGCAATACATCCTGTCCACATTGCTCTCCATTGGCAACTTCCTCAATGGATCAAAT GCAAAGGGCTTTGAATTGAGCTACCTGGAGAAAGTTCCAGAAGTGAAGGACACGATCCACAAGCAGTCTCTGCTGCATCACGCCTGCACCATCGTGGTGGAAAAGTTCCAAGACAGCACAGACCTCTACTCGGAGATTGGAGCCATCACCCGCTGTGCCAAG GTGGACTTTGACCAACTGCAAGAGAACCTGTGTCAGATGGAACGCCGGTGCAAGGCATCGTGGGATCACCTGAAGGTGATCGCCAAGCATGAAATGAAGTCGGTACTGAAGCAGAAAATGTCGGATTTCCTGAAGGACTGCGCCGAGAGGATCATCATCCTGAAGATCATACACCGCAGGATCGTCAACAG GTTTCATGCCTTCCTGCTATTCCTGGGCCAGCCCGCCTATGCCGTGCGTGAGGTCAGCATCCAGCGATTCAGCAAGACTGTGAGCGAGTTCGCCCTGGAGTACCGCACTACGCGGGACCGagtcctgcagcagcagcagaaacgGGCCGACCACCGCGAGAGGAACAAGACCCGGGGGAAAATGATCACCGAC ACGGATGATGAAGAGGACAGCGAG ggtgGCAAGCTGAGCAGCAATCCGTCAGCAGGGCAGGACAGCGAGCCCCAGGGCCTCCAGCACGCCGAGGACGCTGCTGAGCACGAGAACATGAAGGCAGTGCTGAGGGGCGGCCTGCGGGGCGGCGACAGCGAGGCAGCCTCCATGCCCGGACTCCGCATCCGCACGCGAGCCACACGAG GCCGCTTGAGTTCATGGGCGACAGCGAACGAGGATTCGCCCAATGGCACGGAGGACGCGGCGGATGAGATCATGGAGCGCATCGTTAAGTCGGCGACGCAGGGCCCGAGCCAGCGCACGCTGCCACGCGAGAGGAAGAGATCGCGCGCCAACCGCAAGTCGC TGAGGAGGACCCTGAAAAGTGGCCTGACGCCAGAAGAGGCCCACGCTCTGGGACTGACTGGTGGGCCAGAGATGCAGGTGTGA